The Bacillota bacterium region GAGGAACCCAGCCCTCTGGCGGCGTCGGCAACCCAACCCTCTGCCGCCAGCGCCGTCATCCGCTGCAGGCGCTGCTGCACCTGATCGATCAGGGCCTGGCCCCGGCCCTGCGCCACCACCGCCAGCTGATCCCGGTAAATCGCCCGCACCGCCGTGGCCGCCTGCTGGTAGGCGAACAGGGACAGCCCCCCGGCCACCACGGCGACGACCACGGTCACGCCGACTGCCAGCTTGCGGGCGATGGTCGGCCGCAGCCGAACCCACCCCTCAGCCCGCCGGGGTGAGCGCTGCATCACCTGGACGGCCATCGATCCCCCTCCCTGCCTCTCGCCGCCGCACCGCCCGTTGCGCCGGCTCGCTTTACCCGCCGGCCCTGCGCCGCCCCTCGCCGGAATCGGCGGCGCCCGCCCCCGCCGGCGAGGCGGCCATTTCCCGGGTGCTCTGGTCCAGCAACTCGGCCACATCCATGACCCGCATCGGGCGGTCTTCTGGCGCCTCGCCCTTCACGCCATCCTCCAGCATCTGAAGGCAGAACGGGCAGGCCACGGCCAGCACGTCGGCCCCCGTGCCCACCGCCTCCCGGGCCCGGACGGCTGCCACCCGTTCGCTTCCCTTTTCTTCGACCCACGCCCGCCCTCCGCCGGCCCCGCAGCAGAGGCTCTTGCTGCGGCTGCGCGCCATCTCCACCAGGTCGCCGCCGACCAGCCCCCCCAGCATCTGCCTTGGCGCATCGAAGACGCCGTTGTGCCGGCCCAGGTAGCACGGGTCGTGGTAGGTGATCCGCTGGCGCGGCGCGGCGCCGGCTGCGGCCGAATCAAGTCGCCCCTGCCTGACGAGTTCGGCGAGGAACTCGGTGTGGTGGCGCACCTTGAAGTGCCCGCCAAACGCGGGGTACTCGTTCTTGAACGTGTTGAAGCAGTGCGGGCAGGTCGTCACGATCGTCTTGACGCCGTACCGGTTGAGGGTCTCGATGTTGGCCCGGGCCAGCTGTTCGAAGAGGAACTCGTTGCCGATGCGCCGCGCCGGGTCGCCCGTGCACTGCTCCTCGGGCCCCAAAACGCCGACCCGCAGGCCGGCCCGTCTCAGCACGGTCACAAACGCCCGCGCCACCCGCTGGTTGCGTTCGTCGAACGCCGCGGCGCACCCGGCCCAGTAAAGGACGTCCACCTGGTCCGCCGAGCCCGCCTGTCCCAGCTCCACCACGTCCAGGCCCTGGTACCAGTCGGAGCGGCTTGCCGTCGCACCCCGGAACGGATGCCCCCGGGCCTCCAGGCTCCGCAGCGCCTCCTGCATGGTGTCGGGGGCCTCGGACTGCTCCATGACGAGGTAGCGGCGCAGGTTGAGAATCTTGGGCACGTGCTCGATGAAGACCGGGCACGCCTCCATGCATGCCATGCACGTCGTGCACGCCCACAGCGTTTCGGGCTTGATGACCTCCCCGGCGAGCAGGCGCGCCGAGTCGGCGCCGGTGCGCTTCATCTCCTCCCGCAGGTCGAGGATGAGGTGCATGGGCGAAAGCGGCTTGCCCGTCAGGTCGGCCGGGCAGACGGCCGTGCACCGCCCGCACTCCGTGCAGACGTCCAGGTCGAAGAGGTCTTTCCACGCAAAGCCAGAAAAGCGCGCCACGCCCAAATGTTCGCTTTTCTCGAAGTCGATGGGCTGCGGTGAGGCCGGCGCTTCGAGCGGCTGCAAATAGACGTTGAACGGCGCCAGCACGATGTGGAACAGCTTCGAGAACGGCATGTACGCGAGGAACGTCATCGCGAGGGCGAAGTGGAACCACCACAGCCCCGCGTGCAGCGCCCGCATCGCGGGCTCCGTCAGGCCCGCGCCCAACGCCGCCTTTGCCACGGCGAAACCCGCAAAGCTCCACGAACCCCACGGGTCCCCGGTGGCGGCGATGCGCAGCCCCTCAACCAGGAACCCGGTTACGAGCACCGTTTCAAAAAGCGCCAGGACGAAGGCGTCCGACCAGATGCCCTGCCGCAGACGGGGCGACTTGAGGACGTAGCGCTGGAAGAGGGCCGCTCCGACGGCGACGGCCGCCATGATCCCGAAAGCGTCCAGCGCCGCAGACTGGAAGTAGAGGTAAAACGGCCCGCGCATGATTCCCAGGCTCAGGTCGTGGTGCACAAAGACCACGGTGGTGCCCAGGAACAGCACGATGAAGCCCCAGAAGAAGCCGAAGTGGTAGAGGCCCGCCGCCCGTTCGGCGAGCAGCCGCCCGTGGGCGAAGACGTGCTTCAGGACGAGCACGAGGCGCGGCCCCACGGG contains the following coding sequences:
- a CDS encoding heterodisulfide reductase-related iron-sulfur binding cluster, whose translation is MPSQPEVSGATREVFWNIPFAGQVVMYVLAAVTIGIFSYGVFRHWRMWRRGQPANRLGPVGPRLVLVLKHVFAHGRLLAERAAGLYHFGFFWGFIVLFLGTTVVFVHHDLSLGIMRGPFYLYFQSAALDAFGIMAAVAVGAALFQRYVLKSPRLRQGIWSDAFVLALFETVLVTGFLVEGLRIAATGDPWGSWSFAGFAVAKAALGAGLTEPAMRALHAGLWWFHFALAMTFLAYMPFSKLFHIVLAPFNVYLQPLEAPASPQPIDFEKSEHLGVARFSGFAWKDLFDLDVCTECGRCTAVCPADLTGKPLSPMHLILDLREEMKRTGADSARLLAGEVIKPETLWACTTCMACMEACPVFIEHVPKILNLRRYLVMEQSEAPDTMQEALRSLEARGHPFRGATASRSDWYQGLDVVELGQAGSADQVDVLYWAGCAAAFDERNQRVARAFVTVLRRAGLRVGVLGPEEQCTGDPARRIGNEFLFEQLARANIETLNRYGVKTIVTTCPHCFNTFKNEYPAFGGHFKVRHHTEFLAELVRQGRLDSAAAGAAPRQRITYHDPCYLGRHNGVFDAPRQMLGGLVGGDLVEMARSRSKSLCCGAGGGRAWVEEKGSERVAAVRAREAVGTGADVLAVACPFCLQMLEDGVKGEAPEDRPMRVMDVAELLDQSTREMAASPAGAGAADSGEGRRRAGG